CTGACCTGCTCCATTAAGTTTATCAGAAAATGAAGATTATGATAAGAAGTAAGTCTAATTCCGAACGTTTCATCCGTTTTTATCAAATGGCGGATGTATGCTCTGCTATAATTTTTGCAAGTATAGCAATCACAATTAGGATCCAATGGTCCAAAGTCGCGAGCGAATTTCGCATTCTTGACGACCAATCTTCCCTCACTTGTCATCAATGTGCCATTTCTGGCGATACGTGTAGGCAATACACAATCAAACATATCGATTCCACGGATTGCTCCATCGATCAAGGAATCCGGAGAACCCACCCCCATCAGGTAACGAGGCTTATCGCTTGGAAGCCATGGTGTAGTGAACTCCAGCACCCTGTTCATTACATCCTTTGGTTCGCCCACTGAAAGGCCTCCAACTGCGTAGCCAGGGAAATCCATTGAAACAAGGTCCTTAGCGCTCTGTTTTCTCAGCTCCTCATATTCACCGCCCTGGACTATACCAAATAATCCCTGGTCCTGCGGACGCTGATGTGCTGTCAGGCAGCGTTCTGCCCACCGTGAAGTCCTTTCGACCGATTTTTTCATGTAATCAAATTCAGCCGGATATGGAGGACATTCATCAAAAGCCATCATAATATCTGAACCAAGAGCGTTCTGGATTTCCATCGCTTTTTCCGGTGACAGGAAAAGCTTGTCCCCGTTCAGGTGATTGCGGAAGTGAACCCCTTCCTCTTCAATTTTTCTGAACTCACTTAAAGAGAAAACCTGGAATCCGCCAGAATCAGTTAAGATGGCACGGTCCCAGTTCATGAATTTATGCAGGCCGCCTGCCTCTTTGACGATTTCATGGCCTGGCCTTAGCCAAAGGTGATAGGTATTGCTCAAGATAATACCCGCACCCATTTGGACTAATTCCTCGGGTGACATGGTTTTGACTGTTGCCAGTGTACCAACAGGCATGAAGACCGGAGTTTCAAACGAACCGTGGGGTGTATGGACAATTCCCAGCCTTGCTCCTGTCTGCTTACAGGTTTTAATTAATTCATAACGGATTGCTGACAATGTTTAAGCTCCTTCCAGATGACGAAATTCATATAAGTGTTTATTTTTATAAATAAAATACTAAAGAATCAGCATCGCATCGCCAAAGCTAAAAAAGCGATACCTTTCCTCTACTGCTTTATTATAGGCATTAAGAACATTTTCCCGTCCAGCCAAAGCACTTACCAGCATGATTAGTGTAGACTTAGGCAGGTGGAAATTAGTAATCATTCCGTCGATCGCTCTGAATTCATATCCAGGATAAATGAAAATATTTGTCCAGCCATTTTCAGCGACAAATTTACCGTCATTAGAGGTGGCAATTGTCTCCAGTGTGCGCGTTGAAGTCGTTCCTACAGTAATGATCCGTCCACCCTGCTCACGAACGTTATTCAAAAGCAATGCCGTCCCTTCAGTCACCTGATAAAATTCAGAGTGCATATCGTGTTCCTCAATGGAATCGACGCTGACCGGCCTGAACGTTCCCAGACCGACATGAAGAGTAATAAAGGCGATATGGACTCCCATTTCCTTGATTTCTTCAAGCAGTTCCTCTGTAAAATGCAAGCCAGCCGTCGGAGCTGCCGCAGAACCTCTTTCTCTGGCAAACACTGTCTGGTACCTGTCCTTATCCTCAAGCTGCTCCTTAATATAAGGAGGGAGTGGCATTTCACCCAGCTGTTCAAGGACTTCGTAGAATATACCTTCATATGAAAACTTCAGATTCCTGCCGCCATGTTCAGCTTCACCGGTGCATACTGCTGTCAAAAGACCATCACCAAAAACAATTTTTGTGCCTTCCTTCACTCGCTTAGCCGGTTTAACAAGCGTTTCCCACTCATCTCCCTCAAGCTGTTTCAAAAGCAGCACTTCAATTTTGGCTCCTGTGTCTTCTTTCATCCCAAAAAGCCTTGCCGGAAGAACCTTTGTATCGTTCAGTACAAGACAATCGCCTGGCTTGAGATGATGTTTTATGTTTTTAAAAATATCATGTTCCAAGTTGCCCGATTCTTTATTTAATACCATTAGCCTGCTCTCCGCTCTTTGTTCCAGCGGGGTCTGGGCAATCAGTTCTTCAGGTAAATGAAAATCAAACAGATCTACTTTCATGATGTCACCCTTACTAAGTTTCTAATTTTGGCCGACTTTCTCATCTGAATCGGCCAATAAAGTAAAATATCGCTGATAAGATGATGCTTGCCAGAATGGATGTCACAATAGGGAAATAAAAGGTGGTATTACCTTTTTTTATGACAATGTCCCCTGGCAGTCTTCCTATATTGATGAATTGCATGATAAAGCCAATGATGAAGATGACTGCTCCGGCGATCATAATGAACTTCGCTGCTCCTGTCATCGTTCAGGCACCTCCATTTCAAAATGTCGGTAAACGGCCTCCGTTACAATTCTTCCTCTTGGAGTCCTCTGCAAAAAACCGATCTGCAATAGGTATGGTTCATATACATCTTCAATTGTCTGCGATTCTTCTCCAATGGTTGCAGAAATGGTCTCTAATCCGACTGGCCCGCCGCGGTATTTTTCAATGATGCCCTTAAGCAATTTATGGTCAATATGATCAAGGCCTAAACGGTCAACCTGCATGAGCTCCAATGCTTCCCGGGCAAGTGTTTCCTCAACAGCACCATTGCCTCGGACCTGTGCAAAGTCACGGACTCGCTTCAACAGACGATTGGCAATCCTTGGAGTCCCACGTGATCTTCTTGCTAACTCCTGGGCTGCAAGCCAGTCAATTTCGGTGTCCAGAAGCTCAGCTGTCCTAACCACAATATCAGTAAGCTGGCTTTCATTATAGTATTCCAAACGGCTCAATACTCCAAACCTGTCTCTTAATGGTGCTGACAGAGAACCAGCCCGGGTTGTTGCACCAACAAGGGTGAATGGAGGCAGGTCAAGCCTTACAGAACGGGCACTTGGCCCTTTTCCGATGACGATATCAAGGCAGAAGTCCTCCATTGCTGGATAGAGCACTTCTTCAATCGTTCTCGGAAGACGGTGGATTTCATCAATGAACAGGACATCTCCGGGTTCAAGAGCTGTTAAAATAGCGGCTAGATCACCCGGCCTCTCTATCGCTGGCCCTGAAGTTGTCCTTAGATTGACGCCCATTTCATTGGCGATGATTGCTGCTAATGTTGTCTTTCCCAATCCTGGAGGCCCATACAGCAATACATGGTCAAGGGTTTCACGCCTCATTCTGGCTGCTTCGATAAAAACTTCCAGGTTGGCTTTTACTTTATCCTGGCCGATGTATTGCCTGAGAGTCTGGGGACGCAGACTTTGTTCAAACGAAAGATCCTGTTCACCTGCTTCACTGGAGATGATTCGTTCTTCCATCCGTTTCTCACCTTCTTTTATGCTGGATAATCAAAACTGCTAATCAACAGAACCGTTGTCAATAAGCTTATTTTAACAGTTTTTGCAGTGCTTTCTTAATATATTGGTCTGTCGTCAATTGTTCCTTCTTTAAATCCGGTGTGATCTTGCGGATTTCCTTTTCCGAATAACCTAGCGCCATCAAAGCCAATACTGCCTCGTCAAACTCATGTGACTGGGAAATGGTTGCAGCCACCTCGTCCGCATTGAATAGATTTGGAAAGTAATCCGGTACTAGGTCATGAAGTTTCCCTTTCAAATCAAGAATCATTTGTCTGGCAGTCTTCTTGCCTACTCCAGGGAATTTGACAAGGAAGGATTCATCTTCATTTTCAACCGCCTGGACTACCTGGCCCGGTTCTCCGGAAGCAAGTATAGCCAGTGCCCCTTTCGGACCGATACCAGATACGTTCAGAAGCCTGGTAAAAAGCGCCTTTTCTTCCCGCGTCTTGAACCCGTAAAGAGAAATGAGATCTTCACGAACATAATGATATGTAAAAATACGAATCTCTTTGCCTGCGTCTTTTGTGAATACAAATGGATTGGGTGTCATGATTTGATAGCCAATACCGCTGTTTTCAATCACTATATATTCAGGACCGACAAAATCGACGGTACCTTTTATGAACTCATACAATACTCTCGCCCCTCTGCTTTGCTGTAACTCATTTTAACATACTCTATTTAAAGGTATGAATAAAAATATACAAAAAGGCGAACATATGATCATTTTTCTGTCTGATTTCAAAGGATGCCTCCCAAAAAGCCGCTTGAACACAAATAAGAGCCAGTCATCCCGGCTCTTCAATGTCTTTCCTGGACCGTATATGGTTTAAAAGTCTCCAAGACCTCTTCATAGCATTTTTTATTGCGTATTGGAATTCCCTTTTTCAATTGGTCCCGCTTGATGCTTTCAAGTTTGCCGAGATCGATTTGAAAGAAAGATTGGATGATGTTCGAGCCGTCAGGCCTTCCATTAAAAATAGTCAAAACCCCTTCATCTGAAAGACCGAAATATCCATTTGACTTTAGAAGCGGCGATATATCATCAATGCCCTGCCTGAAAACCGCCTTATTCGCTTCCATCTCAACAAGCTGCCACTTATCATATTTGGCCCAAAAATCCTCCATTGACCAAATAGTTTCCTCGACCTTTTCCTCACTCATTTCGCCATCCAGATAAATCCTTTGCAAAATGATTGTCACCTTAAGAGGTTCATTGATTTCACGGACTGCTTCATCAGGCTTCTCAGCATGAACCGGCTCTGTCTGAAATACTGGACCATTTCCCGATAGACTGATAAGGAGCATAACAGCTGTGCTGAACGCTTTGATTAGATTTATTGAAGCCATTGCCGTCCACCTCTCTTTTGCCAAAAAGTGTTGAAATTCTTTTACACTACTAGTGTAGCCAATATACACTAATTTATCCTCGGCTGTTTTCGCGTTGAGGTTTGCTTTTAAACACAAACTTTGAAGGGCATTATTATAAGAATGTGGGGCTCCTTTGGAGAATAGATCTTAATACGTGATGATAATACATGTAAAAACTCGTGAAGATCTTGAATTAGTATTCTATAATGTGCGGATAAATTTGTTTCCGCCATGGTTATCATTACATTAAAGCATTTGTTGTGCGGATAAACTTGTTACAGCAATGGCTATCGTTATATAAAAGAAATTTATATGTACATAACTTTTGATTAGCCGCGCGGGTCTTTAAAAAACTATTTTGTGGATCAGCTAATTATCAGCAAATAAAAGTATGTTATTCAAATAATACTTGTCACTCTTTTGACATGAAAAAAGAAGGCGAGATATAATCTGCCTTCTTTTACTATTAAGGGTTGATGTTGATGCTTTCACGCGGATTTCCATTTTTTCGATCATAATCAATGTTTCTTGTCCGGCTAATGGTTCCGTCATCTTCAATGATACGCAAATCTCTTCCTTCGGTATATGGACGGACCGCGTTTTTAATTTTCTTGTCTGTCTGTTTTTTGAGCGACTTATCCTTATAGGTTACGGCAATTTTAACTTCCCGGCCAAATAAAACTGACCTTACCTTATCGACATTATCAACAGACTCAGCGGCAAGCCCGACCTTACGGGCCAATTTGTTATCTTGTTCACTATTGGTATAGATCCCGGCCTTGCCGCTCCCCTTGTGCTCACTTAAGTGTCCATGGTAATTTAAATCACCGCGGCTGTATTTATTGTCTTTTTGGAAGAAATTATGATCATGGTCAGAACGCGGGACAGTTGGGTTGGGAGGGTTGCCATTTTCATCCCTGGATTGAAGCATCTTACGTTTACGATTCTCTTCGGCGGCTCCCTCTTTGCCGAAATTATGGTCAAAAATCTCAGTAAGTGCACCTTCCCTGTCATCCATTGAATCAATTTCATTCCCTTTTTCATTTGAATAATAGCCAAGCGGTTGACCCTGGTTCCTATTCGTCCCTTGAATCGCAGCCTCGTTATCCCCATTACAAGCCGACAATCCTATCGTAATCAGTGAGGCTATGGGAACGAGCAACATTTTCTTGTTCAAACAAACAACCCCCATCTTAGCTAAAATGAGCTTTCTTTCATGCTCATTATTAGAGTGCGGATGGGGGTGGATTTTCATTCTGACAGTTACGTCCAGAACATTTTTAAAACTAAAGTATGGATTTAACTTCTTGCTGGAACCTTTTTCTTTTGTGGAACTGGTTTACTGTCATTTCAATCACCGGGGCCAAACTAATTGGGGTTATGTGCTTCCTATCTCTAAACAGCCGGTTCCATTCCCTAAGAATATCCGCTGGATACAATAAACCATATAAAAAGGCTTCATGATCCAGCCATATTTTCAACTGACTGATCTTTTGAAGAGCGTCCAATTTCCAATCCAAAAATGGCAGGATTCGATTGGCATACTGCAGCATATCATAGGCTCTCGGGCCCACGCTGATCAAATCATAATCAATCAGGTACAGCTTTCCATCCTTTGAGCGAAGAAAATTATGGTGGGCAACATCTCCATGAAGAATGGCGGGCGGTTCCTGCTCTAATTCTTGTTTCACACGGTCAAAGTATTCCAATGAACATTCTGCCCATTCGATTACTTTATCGGATATATTTCGATTCACATAAAAATGCACTGCATGCAGATTAGAAGTGAACTCATTATTTCGGTGATGCCATTTTCTCGCCAAATCCGCTTTTGGAAGCATCCCTGTATAGGATGCCACAAAGTCAGAAGTATGGTCATGAAAATGGCTCAGCAGCTCAATCCCTTCCAGTCTGTCTGCAGATAACCCATAGTCAAACCTTTTCTGGTGATGGTCTAAATATTGAATACAGCCATAATATACACCCTCAAAATGAAGAGGATTTTTGTTCATCCTTAAAAATCTGTATGACTGGTCAAATCCGGATTTCTTTAAAGAAGAAGCAAAAGCCTCCTGTATCTTTAATTTCCGTAAGTCATTAAATCCTTTTAAAATAAACCGGCTGTGTTCAGCTTCAACAAAATATACATTTCCCCTCAATGGTTTCATTCTAACAATTTTTCCGTCCAGTTCGCTGTTTAAATAAGAGAAGAGACGATTGAAAAAATAATCGTCTCCGCCTCTCCGGATGTTAATATTCATTGCTCTCTTCTTCATCAAATCTTGGCATCGGCATAGCGTATCCTCCACCCATTGGTCCTGCTCCATAAGGATCCATGAATCCCTGTGGCCCCATGCCCGGTTGGTAGCCGTAATGAGGCTGAAGCGGCATTCCATGGGCTGCCGGATAACCATGATGCATCATATGGTAAGGATGCATTCCTGGCCCCATCATTCCATATGGGCTGCTCATAGGCCCGCCACAGCCGCAATCTCCGCCTCCTCCTTGAACTGCCTGCTTAGGCATCATTGGGGGCTGCATCATTCCTCCGACTTGCGGCATTTGGTTATCCATCATGCCGCCTACCTGTGGCATCATTGGCATTTGATCTTGCATCATTCCGCCCACTTGTGGCATCATCGGCATTTGATGCGGCATTTGTCCTTGTATCATTCCTCCGACTTGCGGCATCTGGTTATCCATCATGCCGCCTACCTGTGGCATCATCGGCATTTGTCCCTGCATCATTCCTCCGACTTGCGGCGGCATTTGATTTTCCATCATTCTGCCCACTTGTGGCATCATCGGCATTTGATGCGGCATTTGTCCCTGCATCATTCCTCCGACTTGCGGCATTTGATTTTCCATCATGCCGCCTACTTGTGGCATCATCGGCATTTGATGCGGCATTTGTCCCTGCATCATTCCTCCGACTTGCGGCATTTGATTTTCCATCATGCCGCCTACTTGTGGCATCATCGGCATTTGATGCGGCATTTGTCCTTGCATCATTCCTCCGAGTTGCGGCATTTGGTTATCCATCATGCCGCCTACTTGCGGCATTTGCGGCATTGGCATTTCTGAAGATTCATCAACCGTCATACCGCCTACTTGCGGCATCATCTGGTTATCCATCATCCCGCCTACTTGCGGCATCATCTGGTTATCCATCATCCCGCCTGCTTGTGGCATCATCTGGTTATCCATCATCCCGCCTACTTGCGGCATATAAGGCATTGCCTGTGGGTAACCTTGGTAAGGAATGCATCCCGGTCCAGGCAGAACTGGTGAAATTGGCACACCATGGAATGTCGGGCCGGTCATTTGCGGTGCGACTTGAAGTGGCATGTTTTCACCCATTACCGGGCTTAATGGCATTTGCATTTGAGCAAAAGATGATGATTCCATTTCCTCTGCTGGCAATGCCATATTTGGCATCATACCTTGAGAAACCCCCTGCACTTGAGGATAAGTCATTTGCTGAACTCCAGGATAACCATATGCAGGCCCTGTCATAGAAGGTGCCCCTGGATAACAATTATAAGGATAAGGAATCATCGGCTGCTGAAAACCTCCTTGAACGAATGGCATCATTGACGGTGATTCATCCATGTAGTCATTCTTTTCAATTTTTATCTGTGGTTTAACTTCTGACTTCACGCTCGGTTTCACTTCTGCTTTTAGAGGTATAGGCTTTACCTCCGGTTTCACCTGCGGTTTGACTTGCTTGGCAGGGGCCTTAACTTCTGGCTTTATTTCTGGTTTGACTTCTGGGAAAATGTTTTCTGGCTTGGGCGGGAGCTGTGGCTTAGGCTGTGGTATAGGCTGCGGCTGTGGCGGGAGCTGCATATTAGCCATGTTCATCATATAGTAATTGTTAATATCGATCTCAGGTTTAATTTGAACCGGCATTTTAGGTTTATATGGTTTTACTTGCTCTTCCTTTTTAACAGGTTTAGGCATTTCCATTTTCGGCTGTTCCTTAACTGGAGCCTCTTTTGGTGCTTCCTTTTTCACTTCTGGAATTGGCATCGGTTTCTCTTTGGCAATCGGCATTTCCTTCTTGCCACCCATATTGATTTTTGCTTGAGGCGTCCCACCGGCTATTGGAGCTTCTTTCTTTATTGTCCCTCCACCAGTCGGAACTTTTATTTTCATACCGGGCATAATCATATCAGGGTTGCTGAGCTGGGTGTTCATCTTTTTCAGCTCTTCAAAGTTCACGCCGTACTTCTTGGCGATCTTCCAAAGAGTATCCCCTTTCTGTACGATATGGATTTTCACTCTGATTCCCTCCTATGGCATAAGTCCATATATTCTATGTTGGTGTGGGCAAATTGCTAACAATCTTCAAAAAAACTTATGCATCTATCTAAATAAATATGTTTTTCCCACAGATAATAAGCTTTTCCCATAAAAAAAATCCTTCCCTATCCGGGAAGGATCATCAACATGACTGATCTAGCATGCGTGTCAAGGCAAGCTGAGCGTTTCTTGCTGTATTTTCTTCTACTCTTATTAAATTGTTTTCCAGTCCCTCATTCACACTATCAAGACTCCAGGCAAGATGCTGCAGGTCGATTCTGTTCATTGTTAAACATGGACACATATGTGGGTTCAATGAAATGATGTGCTTATCAGGATGTTGTGATATTAGCCTGTTCACCAAATTCATTTCTGTCCCGATTGCCCATGATGAGCCTGCAGGTGCCGCTTCTATTGCATCAATAATGTAATTAGTCGATCCTGCCATATCAGACAGTTCCACTACTTCTCGGCGGCATTCAGGATGCACAATGATTTTCATATCCGGGTCTGTTTTACGGACCTCTGATATGTTTTCCACTGTAAAATTCTCATGAACCGAGCAATGTCCTTTCCAGAGAATTACCTTTACTTTTTCAAGAGGGCCATCATACTCAAGAATGTTTTCAATCGGATTGTAAATAGCCATTTCATCAAGCCCGATTCCGATGTTAAAAGCTGTATTCCTGCCTAAGTGCTGATCAGGAAGGAAAAGCAGCCGGTCTTTTTTTGAAAAAGCCCAGCGGACCATCTTCTCAGCGTTAGAGGATGTTACAGTCGCACCGCCGTTTGCCCCGACAAATGATTTAATTGCTGCAGTAGAGTTGACATACGTCAAAGGCAAGATGGTATCTCCAAACAGTACCTGAAGGAACTCCCAGGCTCTTTCTGTCTGATAGATATCTGCCATGTCCGCCATCGAACAGCCGGCTCTCATGTCCGGCAGGTAAACCTTCTGATTTTCGGTTGTTAAAATGTCAGCCGTCTCCGCCATGAAATGAACTCCGCAAAAAACAATATGCTCTGCTTCCCTGTTCTCGGCAGACAGCTGGGCGAGCTTTAGTGAGTCACCTGTCGCATCGGCAAATTGAATGACTTCATCTTTTTGATAGTGATGTCCGGGTATGAACAATTTTTTGCCCATTTTTGCTTTGATACCCTTGATCAAATCCTCAAGCTCCTGCACCGACTTATTTCGGTACTTATCAGGAAGCATCCTGGATTTAGCTTCGAGCGCCTCCAATAAATTCATAATGTGCATCCCCTTTCATTTCAGCCTTTACTTTTGCGCTAATATCCATAGATTTTACAGAGTGCGTGAGGAATCCTAGAGATATATAATCCACTCCGCAATTCCTGTAACTATTGAGAGTATTGAGTGTTATACCACCGGAGGCTTCTGTTACTATGCCTTCCGGGACATAGTCAATCCATTCTTCAATTTGTTCCGGTGTTCTGTTATCGAACATAATGCAATCAACCTTGGCCTCGATTGCTTCCAGAAGCTGGTCTTTTGATTCGATCTCTACCTCCACCTTCACCATATGCCCAAGATTTGACCGCACTGCTTCAACTGCATTGCGAATTGAACCGGCGAAGGAGATGTGGTTATCCTTGATCATTACTGCGTCATATAATCCGTAGCGATGGTTGAATCCGCCACCGCATCGAACTGCATACTTTTCGAGCATCCGAAGGCCCGGTGTCGTTTTACGAGTGTCGCAAATTCTCGTGTTTATACTGTCCAATGCTCTTACAGCTTCTGCAGTTTTCGTTGCAATCCCGCTCATTCGCTGTACGAGGTTCAAAACGACTCTTTCCGCTTTTAGCAGTGAAGAAACCTTGCCAGTTATAAATGCCAATTCCTGACCTTTGCCGACTTTTTCACCATCTTTCACCTTCATGATAACCTGGCTGCTTTCATCCATCAGCTTGAAACCAATATTGATGATCTGCTCTCCGCAGAAAATCCCTTCATCCTTTGCTATTAAAACGAGACTTCCTCTGCTATTGTTTCCGAAAATCAATTCACTGGTGACGTCCCGCTCTCCGATATCTTCAATAAAAAATTGTTCAAGTAGCAAGCGCAGTTTGATTAAATTCATGCTTACCATCCTTTACGTTTTTTCGTTGATGGATGATTTGTTTTTTCATCCAGTTGGCATTATCTTCATTAGGAAAATCTTCCCGAAAATGGCCGCCCCTGCTTTCTGTCCTCTCCAAAGCTGACCGGGTGATCAGAGATGCGGCAATATACATAAACAACCTGTTTAATGTTGATGGCGATAGGTGATCAATTGCGGCATCAAGCCACCTTTCCAGATTGAATTGCGACAGCCACTCAGCCTGGGTCATGAGCAGTTCCTTTGTCCTGACAATCCCCGTACGGTTCATCATTGTATGTTTCAAAATATCTGGCTCTGGCAGTTCACCATTGAAGAAGTTTTTTTCAGGAATATGCAGATTGTTGATGGCATCCCTGTATGCCTGAGTGCCGTTGATCCATTCAGCTAGCTTTCCTCCGACAAACATGCCTTCCAATAAAGAATTGCTGGCTAATCTATTCGCTCCGTGGATACCGGTACAAGCTACTTCACCGATTGCATATAATCCCGGGATGCTCGTTCGTCCTTGCAGATCAGTCTTGACCCCGCCCATGACAAAATGGCTCCCAGGTACAACAGGAATGAGATCATTTTCTATTTCTGTCCCATGATCCCTGCAAAGCTTACTGACCGTTGGAAATCTTGAGCCAAAATCCCGGATGGAGGATATATCAAGGAAGACTTGTATTCCTTTTCGGGAGTAATCATAAATGGTTTGCGAGACAATATGCCGCGGTGCCAGGTCCTTTAATGGATGAATGCCTTCCATAATCCTTTTTCCTTCTGCGGTGACAAGGACTGCCCCTTCTCCCCTGACTGCTTCAGAAATAAGGCCACGCGTCTTTCCTGCTACATAAAGCAATGTGGGATGGAACTGGACAAATTCCATATCGGCCAATTCAGCTCCGGCTCTATAGGCCAGGGCAATCCCATCCCCAGTAGCAGTTTCTGCATTGGAAGTGTAGGCGAATACCTGACCGCAACCCCCTGTCGCCAGAACTACATGGGGTGCAGCATATATTTCATTCCTTCCATCAGGAAGCTTCGCCTTCACTCCGATACATTGAGTTTCTTCTTTGTTTAAAATCAAATCATAAACGAAAGTGGATTGTTCGATAGAAATGTTGGCCTCTAGCCTTTCAATCAAGAAATCCACCATATGCTTCCCGGTCTCATCCCCGCCACTGTGGACGATTCTCTTTTCGCTATGTGCTCCTTCCATTCCCAGAAGCAGCTTTCCTTTACCATCATCATCGAATCGGCACCCTGACTGCCATAATCCTTTAATAAGCTCCGGTGCCTTTTGGGTCATTTCCAAAACGGCTTCCGCGTCATTATGGTGGGCACCCGCTTCTAACGTGTCGAGATAGTGTAAGTAAGGATCGTCACTTGGAGCAATTGCCGCTGCCACCCCACCCTGGGCGAGATAGGAATTTCCTGTAGTCAGCTTCTCCTTTGTGAGAATAATCACATTTAAATCCTTCGTTAACTTATTGGCCAACTGCAATGCGGCAATACCGCTGCCAATAATAATTACGTCATATTGTTTCATAGATTAATAGCCTCCTGGATTAACAGGTGTCTTGACATCTATATTTACACAGTTTTACACTATTGACAAGAACTTTTATTTTTTATAGGTCGAGGCCTTGCTATTGAAAGTCATCCCTTGGTATTCAGCAGGGATATATTTTTCTCGATGGAACCTGATAGTTAGTTTGAGGTTAGATTAGAACTGTATGTGATCGGTTTCCTTATCCTGGACTGAGACCGGAAACATATTTGGTGTTTATGTGACCGGTTTTCTCTAATGAACAGAAACTGGGAACATATTGCCGTATAAGGTACCAAAATTCGAATTCAGGAGGGAACCTATGAAATATTTCGATTACGCAGCAACCTGCCCGCTTGATCGGGAGGCTGCCGATATTTATATCAAGGCATCGACTGATTACTTTGGGAACAGCCAGAGCCTTCATGAGGCAGGGAGTGCGGCTGCCAATCTTCTTGAGAGCTGCAGACAGGAATTTTCACGCCTGCTTGATGTGGAAGAAGCAGGAGTTTATTTTACAAGCGGGGGTTCGGAAGGGAATCACCTTGGAATTATGGCTCTGCTTTCGGCAAAAACAAAAATGGGCAATCATATTATTACCGGAGCTGCGGAACATTCCTCCGTTTATAACCTGATGAAAAAGCTTGAGGCGGAAGGATGGGAGGTCACATATCTCCCTTTGGACAGAGACGGATTAATCAAGATTGAAAGTTTAGCACATGCCGTCCGGCCGGAAACTGTGCTAGTTTCTATTCAACATGGCAACCCAGAAATCGGGACACTTCAGCCGGTAAAAAAAATCGCTGAATACTGCAGACCCAAAGGAATCCTGATCCACACGGACTGCGTGCAAACCTTTGGAAAAATCCCGCTGGACTCGCTGGCCCGGTCTGTCGATGCCTTTTCCATTTCTGGACATAAGTTTTACGGGCCAAAAGGAACTGGAGTGGCTTATGTCAATCCGAAACTTGCCTGGAAGCCGTACATTGACGGGACTGTTCATGAAAAGGGCTTCAGGCCTGGCACAGTGAATGTCCCGGGTATCGCCGCGATGACAGCAGCGGCCCAGAAAGCACATTCAATAATCAAAACGGAGAATGACAGACTCCATA
The nucleotide sequence above comes from Mesobacillus jeotgali. Encoded proteins:
- the nadB gene encoding L-aspartate oxidase: MKQYDVIIIGSGIAALQLANKLTKDLNVIILTKEKLTTGNSYLAQGGVAAAIAPSDDPYLHYLDTLEAGAHHNDAEAVLEMTQKAPELIKGLWQSGCRFDDDGKGKLLLGMEGAHSEKRIVHSGGDETGKHMVDFLIERLEANISIEQSTFVYDLILNKEETQCIGVKAKLPDGRNEIYAAPHVVLATGGCGQVFAYTSNAETATGDGIALAYRAGAELADMEFVQFHPTLLYVAGKTRGLISEAVRGEGAVLVTAEGKRIMEGIHPLKDLAPRHIVSQTIYDYSRKGIQVFLDISSIRDFGSRFPTVSKLCRDHGTEIENDLIPVVPGSHFVMGGVKTDLQGRTSIPGLYAIGEVACTGIHGANRLASNSLLEGMFVGGKLAEWINGTQAYRDAINNLHIPEKNFFNGELPEPDILKHTMMNRTGIVRTKELLMTQAEWLSQFNLERWLDAAIDHLSPSTLNRLFMYIAASLITRSALERTESRGGHFREDFPNEDNANWMKKQIIHQRKNVKDGKHEFNQTALAT
- a CDS encoding IscS subfamily cysteine desulfurase encodes the protein MKYFDYAATCPLDREAADIYIKASTDYFGNSQSLHEAGSAAANLLESCRQEFSRLLDVEEAGVYFTSGGSEGNHLGIMALLSAKTKMGNHIITGAAEHSSVYNLMKKLEAEGWEVTYLPLDRDGLIKIESLAHAVRPETVLVSIQHGNPEIGTLQPVKKIAEYCRPKGILIHTDCVQTFGKIPLDSLARSVDAFSISGHKFYGPKGTGVAYVNPKLAWKPYIDGTVHEKGFRPGTVNVPGIAAMTAAAQKAHSIIKTENDRLHKLRTILVNALAEINGSFEIFGTEGEERLPGIVGMALHGLEGQMVMLECNRRGFAISTGTACHTGMLTPAKSMTAMGINGKEAKGFFRISFGRDTVEEDVTELGKLLAAITSRTAAV